The sequence CTCGGCCTTCTACTTCGACGTGCGCAAGGATGCGCTCTATTGCGACCCGCTGTCCTCGGTGACGCGGCGGGCGTGCCTGACCGTGCTCGACGAGGTGTTCAACCGGCTCGTCGTCTGGCTGGCGCCGATCCTGCCCTTCACGGCGGAGGAGACCTGGCTGGCGCGCTTCCCCTCCGAGACCGGCTCGGTGCATCTGGAAACCTTCCCCGACACGCCGGCCAAGTGGCGCGACCCGGTGCTGGCGGATGAGTGGCGCAAGATCCGGCTGGTGCGGCGCGTCGTGCTCGGCGCGCTGGAAGTGGAGCGGGCGGCCAAGCGCATCGGCTCCTCGCTGGAGGCGGCGCCGGTGGTGCATGTGAGCGATCCCAACCTGTTCGCGGCGGTGAGCGCGGTCGATCTCGCGGAAGTGTGCATCACCTCCGACGCGCATCTGATGCCGGACGAAGGCCCGGCCGACGCCTTCCGCCTGCCCGACGTGCCGGGCGTGGCGGTGGTGCCGAACCGGGCGCAGGGGCACAAATGCGCCCGCTCCTGGAAGATCTCGCCGCTGGTCGGCACCGATCCCGACTATCCCGACGTGACCCCGCGCGACGCCACCGCGCTGCGCGAACTGGCCCATGCCCGCCGGGCGGCGGAGTGAGCCGGGCGATTCCACGTCATCCCGGAACGGCCGCGAGGCCGTATCCGGGATCGCGTGACGGTGGTGGCCGCCCTTTCCAACGCAAAGCGATCCCGGCGCGCGCGTGCCGCGCGTCCGGGATGACGGCTCAGGCAGAATCCTCATGACGCTCCGCCTCGCCGGTCCCCACACCCTGTTCGGCGCCCTGTTCGCGCTCGCCGCGCTGGCGATCGACCAGGGCTCCAAGCTCGCCGTGCTGCACGGGGTGGAGTTCGGTCCCGACGGCCTCGTGCAGGTGGCGCCCTTCCTCGATATCGTCTGGGCGTGGAACACCGGCATCAGCTACGGCCTGTTCTCGCTGGGCGCCGAGGGCTGGTGGGTGCTCGGCGGGGTGAAGCTGGCGGCGGCGGTGCTGTTCTGGCTGTGGCTGGCGCGGACCGACAACCGGCTGGAAGCCGCCGCTCTGGGGCTGCTGATCGGCGGCGCGCTCGGCAACGCCATCGACCGCGCCGCCTATGGCGCCGTGTTCGACTTCGTCTCGCTGCACGCTTTCGGCTTCTACTGGTATGTGTTCAACCTCTCGGATGTCGCCATTGTTGCCGGTGTGGGCCTGCTTTTGTATGCTTCCTTTTTCGGGAGCGCCGCAAAATCGCCGCCCTGAAGTGAGATCGGACCTTCCGCACGCTTGAGCGGTCGCGTGGGCGGGGCTTTCCCGCCCCCCACGGGCCGGCAGGAGACGACCGGATGACGACACGAGTTCATGCCACCCGCGCCGCGCTGCTTGCCGGCGTTCTGACGTGCGCCGGCTTTGGCGCGCTCGGCCCCGCACCGGCGCTGGCCGAGGATTCGCCGGACATGAATCTGACCGGCCAGCTTCTCACCGGGCTCGGCCTGGTGCCGCCGCCCCCGCCCGACATCGACTACCGCGAGCGCGCCCCGCTGGTGGTGCCGCCGACCGGCGACATTCTTCCCCCGCCGCGCGACGCCTCGGCGATTTCGGAGAACCCGGCCTGGCCGAAGGACCATGACGCGGTCGCCCGCGAGGCGGCGGCGAAGACCAACTGGGCCGAGTCCTGGGA is a genomic window of Ancylobacter sp. IITR112 containing:
- the lspA gene encoding signal peptidase II gives rise to the protein MTLRLAGPHTLFGALFALAALAIDQGSKLAVLHGVEFGPDGLVQVAPFLDIVWAWNTGISYGLFSLGAEGWWVLGGVKLAAAVLFWLWLARTDNRLEAAALGLLIGGALGNAIDRAAYGAVFDFVSLHAFGFYWYVFNLSDVAIVAGVGLLLYASFFGSAAKSPP